One part of the Dermacentor silvarum isolate Dsil-2018 chromosome 6, BIME_Dsil_1.4, whole genome shotgun sequence genome encodes these proteins:
- the LOC119455822 gene encoding methylmalonyl-CoA epimerase, mitochondrial, giving the protein MHSLLRVCVQAAGRPIVRSLQTSSISRQKWKILRLNHVAVATLQLEKLSSFYRDTLGLKVSEPVPQNEHGVTTVFVDVGNTKFELLLPLGDKSPIGNFLEKNKGGGAHHVCLEVDDIEAAVADLKQKGIRTLAEKTRIGAHGKPVMFLHPKDCGGVLVELEQA; this is encoded by the exons ATGCACTCGCTGCTTCGTGTGTGCGTCCAAGCTGCGGGGAGGCCCATCGTGCGGTCGCTGCAAACGTCGTCGATTAGTCGCCAGAAATGGAAAATCCTCAGACTAAACCACGTTGCCGTGGCTACATTGCAACTGGAGAAGCTCTCCAGTTTCTACCGGGACACCCTTGGGCTTAAG GTCAGCGAACCGGTACCCCAGAACGAGCACGGCGTGACTACGGTGTTCGTTGACGTTGGCAACACGAAGTTCGAACTCCTGTTGCCCTTGGGTGACAAGAGCCCCATCGGCAACTTTCTGGAGAAAAACAAGGGGGGTGGCGCCCACCACGTTTGCCTGGAAGTCGACGACATTGAGGCAGCCGTGGCTGACCTGAAGCAGAAGGGCATCCGCACACTGGCTGAAAAGACGCGCATCGGAGCGCACGGGAAGCCGGTCATGTTCTTGCACCCAAAGGACTGCGGGGGCGTTCTCGTAGAGCTGGAGCAGGCATAG